Genomic DNA from Polypterus senegalus isolate Bchr_013 unplaced genomic scaffold, ASM1683550v1 scaffold_2078, whole genome shotgun sequence:
cacagggtGAATCTTGGCCTGgttacattttggacaattttaaatgagataaatgttcacaataaaagattttaagttgaataattgaatactttgtgcatatggaactagagtgtattctatgcatggctgccttccactccttttctgagatattaagtgAAAGTACTTTTTTGTCTCTTTACAGGTTGCTCCAAGGTGACATGCATCAGTTTGACTAGAGAAGCCACAATCAAGCTCTCCCCAATGCATGGCAAGCAAATCTCCATCCGCTACCTTGACATGACTGACTGTTTTGTCTTGGAGGATGAAGGACTCCACACAATTGCTGCCCACTGTACGCAGCTCACTCACCTCTATCTTCGCCGCTGTGTGCGCATCACAGATGAAGGCCTGCGCTATTTGGTCATCTATTGCACCTCAGTGAAGGAACTAAGCGTTAGTGACTGCCGTTTCATAAGTGACTTTGGCTTGCGGGAGATTGCTAAATTGGAGTCACGGCTGAGATACCTCAGCATTGCCCACTGCAGTCGTATCACCGATGTAGGTATTCGGTATATAGCCAAATACTGCAGCAAACTGCGATACCTGAATGCCAGGGGCTGTGAAGGCATCACGGACCATGGTCTTGAGTACCTTGCCAAAAACTGTGGTAAGCTCAAATCTTTGGATATCGGCAAATGCCCTCTGGTCTCTGATGCTGGCCTGGAGTTCTTGGCCTTGAACTGCTTTAACCTAAAACGACTAAGTCTCAAATCATGTGAGAGCATTACAGGCAGAGGTTTGCAGATTGTAGCTGCCAACTGCTTCGATCTACAGATGTTGAACATCCAGGACTGTGATATCACAGTGGAGGCTCTTCGCTTTGTGAAACGCCACTGTAAACGGTGTGTGATTGAACACACTAATCCAGCCTTTTTCTAACTGTAACATCCCCCATTTCATATTTACAGAGTCATGATTGTCTGCAAAATGGGATGAAGGCATGGCACTAATCAAGCAAACTAGGCTGTGGGAGCATGGGGAACATTCAAATAATCAAAGGGTAACAATGGGAATACTGCAATCatgtatttgtcttttttatttttatttgcctgtcattcattctgtacttttTTATAGCATTAAGGCATTTGCCTCTTAACTtcccttgtgatttttttttcttcatctgcgTGCATGgtacattaataaaaattatCAGAATTATTTCCCCTTGATAAAAGTTCAAAGCAATTCTGGTATCTAGACACCAGGACTATAGAAAATCCTGCAGCATAAGGTCCTTCATGCGCAAATTATTTGGTTAATTAATGTGCTTTAATTTCTTGAGTTCAAATaaaagttgtttattaacaatttGTATGAGCATTTTCCTGTAAAGCGTTCTACAAAGTATTAGTGTTTTGAATAGCTGGTTAACAGTGAACAATATCCATTGCTCTTCTCTAAACTTCAGCTTTCTCACATAAATTCAATATTTGTGTTCTAACACATATTAGAAATTTGTGCTTTCAGTAATTTAAGTAATCAGCATGGACTTCAAAGTTAAAGTTTGCAGAGCATCATCTATTTTTtatacatgtagtaataaaatgcatttcatttaagCAGATGAAGCattactgcattttattactacaaatgtttgtaatgcaccatgtgttggaatgatagagaTGTGGTGGTTTGTTACTACATGCATCACAAATTGTATCCCAATAGATGAAGCTCTACTGAGGGCTACATTGATTACATAGACTTCAACTCAAGATATCTAGTCATTCAAAAAGCTGTAGTCCCAAaagcagagacatagcaactggatgaaaacacagatacacagacacatggaCATTTGTCTTTTTATCAGGGTGGATTAGTTAACAATTGGATACCTTAAAAACCTACATATGACACAAACCACCCTCTTGAGATTAATCAAAAGTGGATGCCATTCTAAAATGTAGCTTCTCAGGCTTTATTTATATTCAAGGACAGGTAATATGTTTTTAACAGCTGACAACTCTTATTGCCATTCGGTAAACATAAGCATAtgacaaaagtacattttaataagatCAATCAATTATTGGATCCCCATACTAAAAGTTTTGTTTACTGGCTTTGTGGATGGTCACAATATTTAGTGAGAAATGTATTTCCATTTTGTCTATGTCAACATGTCAGATGAATTTGTTCTTATTTGTGAATTTAATTATTGGACATCCACGCTAGAATTCTGTTTTCCAATCAAGCATTTTTATAGATTGGCTAACACTGACATTTATTGCTGTTCAGTGCATTCATTTTTAAGAGATTAATGAATTAAATGACACAAACAAACAGTTTTtttcaaatctgcatatcttgAAGGACTGTTAATATATTAGTGCAAAGTGGAAATTGCATTTAATGTAACATGAAGGGCAAGTGAAGCAAGAGCCTGGTTTAGTGTAAGAGGCACCCTTCCAAACAGAAGCATGCACTGGGTTAGTTGCTAGATCAGCTTGCTGAATCaccatacataattttgttttcctgtttttgtttattctttaagGAGGTTATCATATTTATTGATCACTTAATACTGGGCAGTGCATATTTCAGTCATGTGGAAGACAGTAAGAATTTAATTCATTGGTAGACACACATACAAAAATTGCTTCTCCACCTTTGATTGGTTAACACTTGTATAACATTTTCTGCTGTTCAGTAAATTTCAAACTGTCATTCTCATTAGATGAATGAATTACTGGATTCCATACTAAAATGTGCTTTTCTAGCTCTGTATATTTTTCAGGAGTGTTAGCATTTTAAATGATTAGCTAACATTGGACAGTTCTTATTGTCAACACggacaaaaatacattattatgaaTTGAAATCATTTTGCTTTACTGGCTTAAAATGTCTATCAAAAGTATCTTGATCAATTATTAGTGTTTCTTTAcactatatatttaatttttggttttgaatttCTTTCAGGATTGTTAACatatttattaatcatttaatACAGGAGAGTACTTTTTGCTGCTCCAAACATGTCAACGTGAGACTTCAATTTATTACTGATGAGATTAATTACTTTGTGGTTCCCATAGTATCATTTGTAGCTTGTAACTCAACATATTTTAAGGAATGACAGAATTTTAGTGATCAGCTGACACTGGTCAACTCTATAATGGACATCCCGAACTTTGAAACTTGCTCTTCAGTAATAATTCTTTATTCAGAACATATATGAGTACCAAATATTTATTGGTTAACAGTGGACAGCACGTATTTACCATTCTTTAGTATGTGACAGAAATTCTATTTCAAGGGAAATGTAATTGTAGTGGACTACAATATTGCACTTCTGACTCTACTTATTCTATAAGATTGCCATCATTTATAATGAACAGTTTACATCAAATCTGTGCTTggtgttcacacgactgaggtctCAGATAACAAATGACTGTTTGGACTGCTAGTATGTTTAATGATTGGCTAGCATTTAGTACCATCAGGTGTATTTTAGtatgtgacataaaatcattcTAAAACAGAAGGGTTAAGCAGTGGACCACCATACTAGGAGTCGTGTCTTCCAGCTCGGTGTATTGTGTAAATCTGTGAGCATTCCGCAGTGCATAGTGACCTCtgtattttaatactttaatttCATGCTGACAATTGATTTGAATTGGCTTGACTTTTCAACTGCTTGGCTCAACAAGGTAAAACATTTAGTATAGCACTAAAAAATCAGCAACTCTAATCCATACTATGCAATGCATCCTCCATTTTGTTGATGCtacatttaaaagtgttttattttttcttttaaaagttccAACAGTAATCTAGATGGACCAGGTTATTGGATTTTCAAGGTAAACAGCACAAAAAATTTAAGCATTATTTGAACAAAATGATGTATTTTTCTAATGAACCAAACTGTATTGTAAAAATCAGTAATATCTTCAGGTAGActaataacatactgtattgtaTCAAAGCAATAATCTCTCATAGTAAATCAGTATAAATGCCTACCCCTCTGTTAAGTCAAGGAAGTCACATTACTAAAGTGGTAATATTATAATGCAATGGAAATGCAGGTGAGAGGAAAATCTACTTTAGCAGTCCGTATCTACTCAGCTTAATTTTGTAAAGTGCATTTCGCAATGTGAAGGGTGTTTCTTTCATGGGCTCTCCACGTCTTGGCTTTagaattgttacatttttgtgtCAATCAAGATCAAATCAACCTAAATGCCAGTATGATATACAATGCATTCTGGGATATGTCTATATAATGgtaatgcaaataattaaaaataaacaaaccattGTTTGgggatttaaaagaaaatgaccatGGTATTCATTTATTGAGTCAACTTGTTCATAATTTAAGGCAGGAAAAAGTCAACTCACCTCCAAGTGAAGAAACTCAGAAATGTGCGACTGTAATAATTAGACAAAGCTCAAAAGCAGATGACCACAGTAAAGCTGAAAGCTGTAGATTCCATACGTGACGAAATGAGAATCTCAAATATTTAACAGATAAAGTTGAACGTGTATTTGTTTGATTGTCTTATATGCTAATCTACCCCAATGAACTTATCTCTGCTAAATTTTGCACAGATTGCCCATTTGTATGGGGATAGACTGCAAGGCTATGTTTACATCTAAAAATTTTCTTCCTGGAAAACTTTATCTAGTGACTACACCTAACGTGGATTTTTGGGACCTGGTACAGGTATGCAAATTTGCCTCCCGCAGTGGATTTACTCAATGAAACTTTGCTTTATGACCAAATATTTTCCCTCTGGGAAATTTATTTAGCTTACTGCACTTCATTTCACCCTGGATAGCACCAGGTAGTCCTTctagtttttaatacatttcatagaaatctgcagattttgtttgttatGGGGAGTCATTTCCTCAAGGTTTAGCTCTTCTATGTATCACAACTCAGCTAATTATGGAATTATGAACCCTAAATTTTGGATTTTCCGACTGGGTTTAGTGTCCCTTCGTCTAACCAAACATTGTCAGAAGTTACCTGGCCAAGTAAACTAGCTCCTAATGAGTATGGAGCTCAGTTACATATAATGGtcaaaaaaaactaactttggatgagtaaaaatccatccatcagcctgtaagaaaaagagaagacaaaTAAATGGTGGAATCAATGGGTTTGCCTTTCTGAGGACCAGCACTCTTACTATGGCTCTAGGCCCATATTTGCAGGGAACTTTGCCACAGTGATATCACACActcatgcatacattttacatGCACATGACCTTACTTACCACGATGGCATCATAATGTTGCAGCCTTAGCTCATAATGAGAAATTTTCAACAGTAATAAagaatgttataaaataaaaaattaacaagaataataataaacaataacaaaaatgcaaaaagtctgaattagtgtgtTATTAATCACATGTACGTATGTCCCATAAAATACTCAAAGGGGTCACACAAAAAGGGCaacaaggaatctttataaataaaaaggtttatttatataaaatgctcTGTATCACGAAAAAAGCCCTAAGGAGCACAAGGCAAAAGAGTATAGGAGGCAATTCCTTGAAAACAGGTAATCCCAAcagcaaacacagtcccaatagcAAATCTAAAGATGGTCAAAAACAAAGTAAGCgtccaaaatgtacaaaattcacaaaagcaaagaatcagagagaagctCACTGGCAcatgcacattcaaaatgaaccgcaagggactgtgggtgtGTCCTCAGCCTTTATACAGCTGAGGACAGTCCCTTGACAGTGATGGGCAAGTAGCCCCACATCTTGAGGGACCACCataaaacacatggcacataatAAAAGATGTTTAAACATCTCTAAacgtaaaacaaaattaaaagaattaacaatataaacataacaatgaacaaaacaaacataaaagagATGTTTAAACTCCAGGCAGCGAGGAACTATATAACATAGTCTAAACCCCTAATTCATGGTGTTCAGAGGAAtgttatatttactgtaaataaataagtaatataaCAAGAATAGCTGtgtcaaatatatgaaaaattaaaatatgttcttCAAGTTAAGTGTttcaagtctaaatattctcagttgcaatagaaatgtgtcatttttcaccttCTGATAAAGGTCCACAGAGGGCTAGATCtaagtaaataattattaaaaattttaaaataacgtcaTATTTGTATCTGTGAGTGCTGCTGGAGATAGATGTCCCAGAGGGTGATTCCTTAACGGGACAGGACACGTGACAAAAGAAAATTTAAGGACAGACTCTCTGACAGGATAGGTACAATAATCCTTACCTCTTAGGGAAAGAAGCATGATAGGAGGTCCTGGAGGGTACTATATTCCCGATACACTAGAGAGCAGTGTCCCTGGAATTCAGGTCCCCttcagatacccacagggcatcatgggagttaGTGTTCCAGAACACAgctctgttgggctctgtgggtgcCAACAGGGGTAACTTCAGTGGGATATGGACCCTACTTTTGGGGCATTCTTGTTGGACACAGAAGGGCTTCCTACAGACCATATCCCGGACGTTCTTCTGGATCAAGGAGCTGTATCATCTTAACCGGCAGGGTCACGAGGAAGTAAATGAGGTTTGATAGGACAAGTGTGAAGAAACAGGATTGTTTTGGGGCTGTTGAATTTGGTTGTTCTTATTTTGATCTGTGGAgataattgttaataaaatggATTGTGCTTGAACCTGTGGTTGGTTTGCGTATGATTGTGTCTGGGATTTGTGGCTCACCCTACTGTTTACACATCCTACTTAAACATTACAGTTTACAGGTTATATAGTATAATAAGGGTTAGTGCAGTCAATATTTATATGTGACAGAAAACCATAAAACCActgtataacaaaataataattaaaaacaattacagAAACAACAGGTTGCTACACTTTTGGTGCACGGTCCTCAGCTAGTAGAAGGAGTTCAGCTCTGATTAATTCAGATAAAAAGAATCAGTTTTAATTTCTGAACCCCATGTGTGGTCACAGTTTCCTTCCCACATCCATCATAGTTTCCCCATGTGTATATGCGAGCAGATATGTGTCTGGCAATGAACTGGTGCTCTGAccagggttgttcctgccttgtgcctttagctgccagaataggctctaTAACAGTTCACCTTCTAAGCAATCTTTGGTTAGGTTGCCagtgcacacttacataagacagATATACAAATATgagagtccttaaatatagaattgctTTTCTAAGTTTTTAAATGAcagtctgatgataaggtcagttggccagggtggacagaaaaacaattcCAGTTAAGATGGACATAAAAactaaatctgtaggggttctacACCAAACGACCACCTAGCCAACTGGGCATTCTGCCTTacaccattttttatttctttcaggcTTGTTCTTAGAGGATTTGATGCAGAGGGTCTCATAGCAGGTTGGGatatctgctttcattcaaacatcactacatctgttgggcccttaacttgaaaattgctactgggtgctgtacaatggctgaccccacactctgacctccaaagattATGCGAAAAGACAAATTTCCCTTCAGGGATTAatgcagtgtaccaaataccaaataacaagtggctgcacaggactttgatcaggtggtggtggtacagAATGCCAGTagagaagaaccagaaaagaaaacaaagaaaattaaagattaataaagacTGCAGATTCATCAAAGAGTTtgataattctatgcatatctAGTTTATTAAGGGTAGAACTAAATTGTTGTTACCAAAAGgg
This window encodes:
- the LOC120522759 gene encoding F-box/LRR-repeat protein 7-like; this translates as MRCSKVTCISLTREATIKLSPMHGKQISIRYLDMTDCFVLEDEGLHTIAAHCTQLTHLYLRRCVRITDEGLRYLVIYCTSVKELSVSDCRFISDFGLREIAKLESRLRYLSIAHCSRITDVGIRYIAKYCSKLRYLNARGCEGITDHGLEYLAKNCGKLKSLDIGKCPLVSDAGLEFLALNCFNLKRLSLKSCESITGRGLQIVAANCFDLQMLNIQDCDITVEALRFVKRHCKRCVIEHTNPAFF